Proteins encoded together in one Ciconia boyciana chromosome 25, ASM3463844v1, whole genome shotgun sequence window:
- the KCTD9 gene encoding BTB/POZ domain-containing protein KCTD9 isoform X1, which translates to MPVSDRCLPGSAGGAGCRRRRSMRRVTLFVNGSPRNGKVVAVYGTLSDLLSVASNKLGIKATSVYNGKGGLIDDIALIRDDDVLFVCEGEPFIDPQTDGRPHEELTGSHTDWLTLNVGGRYFTTTRSTLVNKEPDSMLAHMFKDKDAWGNKQDHRGAFLIDRSPEYFEPILNYLRHGQLIVNDGINLLGVLEEARFFGIDSLIEHLEIAIKNSQPAEDHSPISRKEFVRFLLATPTKSELRCQGLNFSGADLSRLDLRYINFKMANLSRCNLAHANLCCANLERADLSGSVLDCANLQGVKMLCSNAEGASLKGCNFEDPSGLKANLEGANLKGVDMEGSQMTGINLRVATLKNAKLKNCNLRGATLAGTDLENCDLSGCDLQEANLRGSNVKGAIFEEMLTPLHMSQSVR; encoded by the exons ATGCCGGTCAGCGATCGCTGCCTTCCGGGTTCGGCAGGAGGAgcgggctgccgccgccgccgcagcatGAGGCGGGTCACGCTGTTCGTTAACGGCAGCCCCCGGAACGGGAAG GTTGTGGCTGTGTATGGGACTTTATCAGATTTGCTGTCTGTGGCTAGTAATAAGCTTGGAATAAAAGCGACCAGTGTTTACAACGGAAAAGGTGGACTCATTGATGATATCGCTTTGATTAG GGATGACgatgttttgtttgtctgtgaGGGGGAACCATTCATTG ATCCTCAAACTGATGGGAGACCTCACGAAGAACTAACAGGGTCGCACACAGATTGGTTAACACTCAATGTCGGAGGCCGATACTTCACCACTACACG GAGCACTTTGGTTAACAAAGAACCTGACAGTATGTTGGCCCACATGTTTAAAGATAAAG ATGCTTGGGGAAATAAGCAAGATCATAGAGGAGCATTCCTAATTGACCGCAGTCCAGAGTATTTTGAGCCAATTTTGAACTATTTGCGTCATGGACAGCTCATTGTAAATGATGGCATTAATTTGCTAG gTGTTTTGGAAGAAGCCAGGTTTTTTGGTATCGATTCACTAATCGAACATCTAGAAATAGCTATTAAG AATTCACAGCCAGCTGAGGATCATTCTCCTATATCTCGAAAGGAGTTTGTCCGATTCCTGCTGGCGACCCCAACCAAGTCTGAGCTGCGATGTCAG GGTCTCAATTTCAGTGGAGCAGATCTTTCACGTCTAGATCTTCGATACATAAACTTCAAGATGGCTAACCTAAGCCGTTGCAACCTAGCACATGCCAACCTGTGCTGTGCAAATCTTGAAAGAGCTGACCTCTCCGGATCAGTGCTTGAT TGTGCAAACCTTCAAGGGGTAAAGATGCTGTGTTCCAACGCAGAAGGAGCATCTCTAAAAGGGTGCAATTTTGAAGATCCGTCAGGCCTTAAAGCTAATTTGGAAG GTGCTAACCTGAAAGGTGTTGACATGGAAGGCAGTCAAATGACAGGAATTAATCTAAGAGttgcaacactgaaaaatgcaaaactaaaaaactGTAATCTTAGAGGAGCAACTTTGGCAGGAACTGATTTGGAA AATTGTGACCTGTCAGGCTGTGATCTACAAGAAGCTAATTTGAGGGGATCTAATGTAAAAGGAGCTATCTTTGAAGAGATGCTGACACCTTTGCACATGTCTCAGAGCGTCAGATAG
- the KCTD9 gene encoding BTB/POZ domain-containing protein KCTD9 isoform X2 — MPVSDRCLPGSAGGAGCRRRRSMRRVTLFVNGSPRNGKVVAVYGTLSDLLSVASNKLGIKATSVYNGKGGLIDDIALIRDDDVLFVCEGEPFIDPQTDGRPHEELTGSHTDWLTLNVGGRYFTTTRSTLVNKEPDSMLAHMFKDKGVLEEARFFGIDSLIEHLEIAIKNSQPAEDHSPISRKEFVRFLLATPTKSELRCQGLNFSGADLSRLDLRYINFKMANLSRCNLAHANLCCANLERADLSGSVLDCANLQGVKMLCSNAEGASLKGCNFEDPSGLKANLEGANLKGVDMEGSQMTGINLRVATLKNAKLKNCNLRGATLAGTDLENCDLSGCDLQEANLRGSNVKGAIFEEMLTPLHMSQSVR, encoded by the exons ATGCCGGTCAGCGATCGCTGCCTTCCGGGTTCGGCAGGAGGAgcgggctgccgccgccgccgcagcatGAGGCGGGTCACGCTGTTCGTTAACGGCAGCCCCCGGAACGGGAAG GTTGTGGCTGTGTATGGGACTTTATCAGATTTGCTGTCTGTGGCTAGTAATAAGCTTGGAATAAAAGCGACCAGTGTTTACAACGGAAAAGGTGGACTCATTGATGATATCGCTTTGATTAG GGATGACgatgttttgtttgtctgtgaGGGGGAACCATTCATTG ATCCTCAAACTGATGGGAGACCTCACGAAGAACTAACAGGGTCGCACACAGATTGGTTAACACTCAATGTCGGAGGCCGATACTTCACCACTACACG GAGCACTTTGGTTAACAAAGAACCTGACAGTATGTTGGCCCACATGTTTAAAGATAAAG gTGTTTTGGAAGAAGCCAGGTTTTTTGGTATCGATTCACTAATCGAACATCTAGAAATAGCTATTAAG AATTCACAGCCAGCTGAGGATCATTCTCCTATATCTCGAAAGGAGTTTGTCCGATTCCTGCTGGCGACCCCAACCAAGTCTGAGCTGCGATGTCAG GGTCTCAATTTCAGTGGAGCAGATCTTTCACGTCTAGATCTTCGATACATAAACTTCAAGATGGCTAACCTAAGCCGTTGCAACCTAGCACATGCCAACCTGTGCTGTGCAAATCTTGAAAGAGCTGACCTCTCCGGATCAGTGCTTGAT TGTGCAAACCTTCAAGGGGTAAAGATGCTGTGTTCCAACGCAGAAGGAGCATCTCTAAAAGGGTGCAATTTTGAAGATCCGTCAGGCCTTAAAGCTAATTTGGAAG GTGCTAACCTGAAAGGTGTTGACATGGAAGGCAGTCAAATGACAGGAATTAATCTAAGAGttgcaacactgaaaaatgcaaaactaaaaaactGTAATCTTAGAGGAGCAACTTTGGCAGGAACTGATTTGGAA AATTGTGACCTGTCAGGCTGTGATCTACAAGAAGCTAATTTGAGGGGATCTAATGTAAAAGGAGCTATCTTTGAAGAGATGCTGACACCTTTGCACATGTCTCAGAGCGTCAGATAG